TCGTGTACACAACGCAGTGGTGTGGCCCGAACCGCCCGTTGGTTGCATGAAGGAGCGCCTGGCCCGACCCGAGAGCGTATATCATGTGAGGGCCCGGGCCAGgcattttgtgtgtgtgtgtgtgtgtgtgtgtgtatgcaAGCTTTGCTCCCTCTCAAGTCTCAACAAACTGGTGAATCATGTCGCATTAGCCGTCACaagattaatataatttattaaattcgaatctataattttaaaaaatatattatagttTGTCGTAAGTTCAATATGGTGAATAACACCTAGTTAACCACTCAATTTAAAAGTTCAATCCTCATGTCCatgacaaaatttatatatcatacttttttaatgatttacatctggtaaaaacatattttattcaCACAAATTCTTATGAGACGAATATCATATCTAAACTTTTCAtagcaaaaatatataaatcgaATCGACACATCTaacatatatagatatttaagaTCATCTAGCAGAATATTTATCCTATTTTATTACCTTTTATAAATGATCTATGCATGCATTTCATTATCACTCCATAACTTGTACTACATTAAAGGATGCCTAAGAAAGTCGCCAATTAGTGGTGGGCTAATGTGTAATTTCCCACTTCCTGGAGTGTGGAAAATGGAATCTAGGGTCCGACCGATGATGCTATACGACGTCGTTTGCACTTATACGAGCTCCAATTAAAATTTCCTTTCTAGGGTTAGAAAAGGCTAAAAGCTATATCCAAATCTGTGGTATCATCCAGTAAGTTGATTCCTTTCGTATTTCTCAGGTTCTCTGGTATCAGTGAATCTGCGAACAATTTGATAATAACCGCAACAAGCTAGATTTCGAATAGGTTTTGGACTGAATTTTCTTATTTACTCTGTATATTAAGCTTTGAATATATGTTCTTTTTTGGTAGAGATATGCTTCAAATAATGTTATATGTTGGGATACTGAGATTTATATGCGTTACACAGAGTAGGAATGGCGACTGAACAACCAAAGCCAGCTACAGAAGAAGCGAAAATGGATCTATTTGAAGACGATGACGAGTTTGAGGAGTTTGAAATTGATTACGGTAAAATTTCGCCCTTACCTATATTTTTGTGTATTAATAAGGGTTTTACAATCATTTATTTGAATATGTCAAATTTTGTGTATTAGTCTGGAAGTGTCTAATCTTAGTAACGGTGAGCTGCAAGAGCTTCATCTATTAgcatttaatacatttatttgtGATTGGTGGCTTCGCGGATTTTGTAGTTTTTACTAGTTGTAAAGCTTTACTGGTGTCATTAGTCTTTCCTTTATTTCAGCCTAGTTGTAAAGCTTTACTGGTTTCATTAGTCTTTCCTTTATTTCAGCCCTAAAACTAATAGGTCAATTCCTTCATTAAGTTTTTCTGTCATTGTCCATCAATTTTCAAGATCCATTTACTGCATTGGATGTTTATATGAAATTTTAGTTATGCTTAGCAATAATAGCAAAAGTTAATGAATATATGGTCATGTATGAATTGTCAGCTCATATGTTTTCAgttatttgaattttgattcatatttgaattatttgacAAATAAGACGAATGAATAATGAATTACCATAATCAACTcacttatttctttttttatttatggaaTTAAAACAAACATTGAtggttaatatttttttgtcagTTTTTTGCCTCTCTTTCTTCTTCGTACCTGAGGCGATAATTTCTGTAGCTAGATTGTAGAACAAATTGGCGATTCATTGGATGTTTGTTCAATTGTCTCCTTTCTGCTCGAACTTAGTTCTTTGAATGAGACTCAGAATATATCTGATACTATTTTGTGCATTTTCTGTGTTTTTTATGCGCATGGCGATGAAATTTTTAGAGTTGGAGGACAAAGAAGAAGCCAAAGAAGCGCTGCAGCAATGGGAAGATGATTGGGATGATGATGATCTCAATGATGATTTCTCCTTACAGCTAAGGAGAGAACTGGAGGGGAACGTTGGGAAGAACGAGGCCAAATCGACATGACTTTATTCATTTTAGTACTTCTCTGTTATGATAACTTTGCCATATAGATACTATCTTCAAGGCCTTATTTTGATGTTGTTTGCTGTATTTCTGATTGCCAACTTTTACCAGACATGATTTTTGAAGTCGGAAAAAATTTGGCATGCTCTTCGTTTGTGAACAAATTTCGcatcatccaaatggcttgtcAATTTGTGGTTTCTTAGACTAGTGGTATTTTGGGTCGGCCAAATATGAATGTTGAGCAATATGTCTAATTTTGTTGCATCGTTCGTGTGGCTGGATTTATGAGTTTTGAGCACATTTTCTACATGGAATTAAATATGAGCTATCCGAATGTAATTcaaaaagtattttaaaataacaatccCACGTAAAAGGTTAGAATCTTAACACGTAAATTATCCATACTCATCTCTGTTAGTTTTCTCTCCTTTTCAAAATGCTGAGACCATCCAGTTTAGGATATGCATTATACTTGGGAGCGACTGCTTGAAGTCACCTGCGTCGTCCTCGAACAAACCTGTTACCTTAAAGTCTTGTACCGTAAGAATGATTAGAACATGACAAAACAGCATAAAAACTATTATCATTTCTTGTTCAAATTATTGAATGAAATCTTAGTATGGAGAAGAGTTAATCAAAAACAGCATGTGTGTGCATAGAAGCAGGGCATATCCCATGAAAACTATTGTTGTAAATCCTCCATTAAATCTCGACCACCTCTTTTTCTTTGGATGCTATGATTGTTTCTATGATCAAGGGAAGTTTGCAATCACAAGGTTGAAGATCTTATTCACTATTGTTCGTGATCTGCGAATAAAGTAGcgcatgttttatgtttttcctTGGATTTACTCAGTGGATTCAATATTCTTGACAAATGTTGTACACACAGATATGTGTATGATATAATGAAATCAGTTTCTCTCTCAAAAAAATCACCATATACATGAAATTCACTTCTATGTTCTGAGTACAAATTCAGCcctcattttatatttttaattatttatttttaataaagtcACAGCACATTGTGAATCGCTTTGCCTTCGAAGgattaaaatgtaattatacATGCGTAGACATTTGTGTTCACAGCCTTCAAATCCAATGCCCGAAGATTCTAAAAAGTACTTCCGTCTAACAAACGCAATGCCTGCAACAACGTTCGTATCTTCGAAACCTGCAATCTCATCGACTTCTAATTCATCTATCCCCCCATTTTCGTCGACTCATAAACTTTTCCCAGTCGCACCCTTCACCCGTCGCGACTTTCTCGCTTCTCTGTCCATTGCTCTCACCCCTTTCGTCATATCTCCTCAACTTAGTAATAATCCAATAAATGTTGCAAACCCCGTAGCTTTACCAGTTTCCCAAGCACGTGGACTCTTTCAGATGCCCCCTTTTCGCCTTGTCAATAAGTAATTGTTTGCATTACGTTCATGCAAAGACAAGTCTATTCTGTATTTTATGCTTGATAATTGATATTGACTCTATTTTCTGGAATCGATCATGGGAGTAGTCTTTTTCATGTGTTTGATATGCTACTCTTTGAATCCTGGTGAAcccattttaaaaaatgattccTTTTGCTGATAACGTGTAGTTAATCAATCCGTTTTAGAATTTTGTTGGTTGTAATGATTTTGTGACATGCAAGTTTCGTCATTTTAATACATTTAATTCACCTCACCCGAGCTAAAGTTTGGGTCTGCTCCTCTTGGTTTGCAGCATCTGTGTACTTAGTGATTATGGCTTTTTGTGGAATGGATGTAGGTACTATTTGGTGAGAGCAGGGGAGTCAGAATATGAGAGTTCGGGAATCATTAACACGAACCCAGTGACTAAAACATCGATGGATAATGGGTTATCGGAGATAGGGAAGAAACAGACTGTGAAAGCTGCATTGGCTTTGAAATCAATGGGGGCATGTGAAGGCAACTGCTGGATTTGGCCTTCTATAACTCAGAGGGCGTACCAAGCTGCTGAAATAATTGCAGCAGTTAATGGTGTCGGTAGAAGGTAACAGACGATGATTTTTGCTATTAATTTGTTTGTTCGCATATGCTTCTCTGTGAAGTTATATTggatttaaaatcaaatatcgTCCCCGACATTGTTATAATTCTGGCACGATGTGATAACTGTTGGATGTGGAGTCTGACGGTCTGCCACCTTCAGTGTCGTGGTTTTGGTGTTTAAGCATTCACAATTGGCTAAATAGTTAGCCTCTTACTATTGCTCATTCATGGAATATGCACTTTTGCGATTTCGGGTAAAAGAGATCCTTAAGTGCAAATTGTTAGGGTAAGTTTTTCCAAAATATGGACAAGAGAGTTGCATGATCTTATGCTTTGACTATGAGGGCTTAGGCACTCGTCCGAGACTTGCTTGTTAATCTACATGAAAATTGCCTATTTTTGCTAATCTTCTTTCTATATATCTTTTCTTGTTACTGAATCCGTAGCAACAACTGGAATGTAGTATTGAAATATGTTATCATAACATATCCTGAAATTGTTAACGAAACTGAGTACTTTTGAATACAATCTCTATGTTCTCCACAACTCAAGCTTCATATCCGGGATACATGAATTATGATGTATGGTTCATTTCTTATATCACGATGCAccattcttgttttattttcaaaaatcgtgGTGATAAAGATTTTTTCAAGTCCTTGAACGCCGAAGGCATTGCGGAACCAATTTTAATgcaattctttttaaaatatatgtttcattGTTCAAAATGTGTCAAGTCACAACCACCCAAAACTTTAAGTCCAACCTTGAATACGGAACCTGTTCTCTTTATACGTTTGCTTGTATGACTCATGAAAaacttttttcttcttttttggaGCTTATTTTGTTTAGAACGAATCTAGTTTAGAAATGACCATTTGAATTGTTTAAATACTTTTGGAATGAGCTGTTCTTACCAGAGCCTTTTCAAAGTTATCTACAGTCATATAGTACCAGAGTACAGCTTCTTGGATGCTCGGGGATTGGGAGCATATGAAGGAAAAGAGCTGGATTCTGTTTCTGAGGTAACGCCCAAAAACTAGTGACAGAATCCATGTGGTCAGATAATCATATTGAAATCACCCTACCGCACATTCAGATATGTATTTATTTGCGTGAAAGATCATGTGGAACACTATACATTTTGCCCCTAGATGTTTGGTGGAAGCGACTAAGGTAAAATCATTTGTTTGTCTCTTCAAACCGTGTCTAGATTTATGCCTCGGATAGCCTTTCTCCAAATATCAAGCCACCTCCAATTGATGACGGGACACCAAACGAAAGTGTGCAGGACGTATTTGTTCGTGTCACGCAACTCATGTCCATTCTTGAAACACAATATTCCCAAGACACAGTTATTATCGTGTCCCCGGATTCTGATAACCTGTCCGTGCTACAAGCCGGTATCGTAGGACTTGAACTTAGAAGGCACGCATTTCAAGAAACCACATGCTTTTCGCTGTTATTATTCGAGTTCTTGCAAATTTGAAGCTATTTCTGAACTTATCAAACATTTGCAGGCATAGAGATCTTGCTTATGGGCCGGGCGAAGTGAGATACATAGATTCTAGTAGTGTACCAACTT
This genomic interval from Primulina huaijiensis isolate GDHJ02 chromosome 14, ASM1229523v2, whole genome shotgun sequence contains the following:
- the LOC140957459 gene encoding protein DELETION OF SUV3 SUPPRESSOR 1(I)-like, giving the protein MATEQPKPATEEAKMDLFEDDDEFEEFEIDYELEDKEEAKEALQQWEDDWDDDDLNDDFSLQLRRELEGNVGKNEAKST
- the LOC140957458 gene encoding uncharacterized protein isoform X1 yields the protein MRRHLCSQPSNPMPEDSKKYFRLTNAMPATTFVSSKPAISSTSNSSIPPFSSTHKLFPVAPFTRRDFLASLSIALTPFVISPQLSNNPINVANPVALPVSQARGLFQMPPFRLVNKYYLVRAGESEYESSGIINTNPVTKTSMDNGLSEIGKKQTVKAALALKSMGACEGNCWIWPSITQRAYQAAEIIAAVNGVGRSHIVPEYSFLDARGLGAYEGKELDSVSEIYASDSLSPNIKPPPIDDGTPNESVQDVFVRVTQLMSILETQYSQDTVIIVSPDSDNLSVLQAGIVGLELRRHRDLAYGPGEVRYIDSSSVPTYKQPPSAVYKCLNPPNCN
- the LOC140957458 gene encoding uncharacterized protein isoform X2 yields the protein MLLFESWYYLVRAGESEYESSGIINTNPVTKTSMDNGLSEIGKKQTVKAALALKSMGACEGNCWIWPSITQRAYQAAEIIAAVNGVGRSHIVPEYSFLDARGLGAYEGKELDSVSEIYASDSLSPNIKPPPIDDGTPNESVQDVFVRVTQLMSILETQYSQDTVIIVSPDSDNLSVLQAGIVGLELRRHRDLAYGPGEVRYIDSSSVPTYKQPPSAVYKCLNPPNCN